In a genomic window of Aeromonas veronii:
- a CDS encoding helix-turn-helix domain-containing protein, with the protein MPTPIVAVVTFDHFSPFHCAVPCLIFGDILPGQPLFELKICCGDGNRHAHSAQGFTIQASYGLEVLAEAEIIVIPFWHDPAAQPPAALLDALIAARARGARLVGLCLGTYVLAYAGLLNGRKASTHWEYEQDFCRRFPCVQLDTNALYVDDDGLVTSAGTAAGLDCCLYLVRQYHGSAIANKVARRLVIPPHREGGQAQFIEQPVPASTRDVRMNQLLDHLRAHLAEPHTLDSLADHTLMSRRTFTRRFHQATGLSVGEWLLAERLRRSQELLEVSGHSIDRIAELVGFKSATSLRNHFRSRFAISPSEWRRSFRGHNS; encoded by the coding sequence ATGCCCACCCCGATCGTTGCCGTGGTGACCTTCGATCACTTCAGCCCTTTTCACTGCGCCGTCCCCTGCCTCATCTTCGGCGATATCCTGCCGGGCCAGCCGCTGTTCGAGCTCAAGATCTGCTGCGGCGATGGCAACCGCCACGCACACTCGGCACAAGGCTTCACCATTCAGGCCTCCTATGGGCTGGAGGTGCTGGCCGAGGCGGAGATCATCGTTATCCCCTTCTGGCACGACCCGGCAGCACAGCCACCCGCAGCGCTGCTCGATGCCCTGATTGCCGCCAGAGCCAGAGGTGCCCGACTGGTCGGGCTCTGTCTCGGCACCTATGTGCTCGCCTATGCCGGACTACTCAATGGTCGCAAGGCATCGACCCACTGGGAGTACGAGCAGGATTTCTGCCGCCGCTTTCCCTGCGTGCAGCTCGATACCAATGCCCTCTATGTCGATGATGATGGGCTAGTCACCTCGGCAGGCACCGCCGCCGGACTGGACTGCTGTCTCTATCTGGTGCGCCAGTACCACGGCTCGGCCATCGCCAACAAGGTGGCGAGGCGGCTGGTGATCCCGCCCCACCGGGAAGGTGGTCAGGCCCAGTTTATCGAGCAGCCGGTACCTGCCTCCACCCGCGATGTCCGGATGAACCAGTTGCTCGATCACCTGCGTGCCCATCTGGCCGAGCCCCATACCCTGGACTCTCTGGCAGATCACACCCTGATGAGTCGACGCACCTTTACCCGCCGTTTTCATCAGGCAACCGGCCTCTCGGTGGGTGAATGGCTGCTGGCGGAGCGGCTCAGGCGCAGTCAGGAGCTGCTGGAGGTAAGCGGCCATTCCATCGATCGCATTGCCGAGCTGGTCGGCTTCAAGAGTGCCACCTCCCTGCGCAATCACTTCCGATCCCGCTTTGCCATCTCCCCCAGTGAGTGGCGACGATCTTTTCGCGGCCATAACTCCTGA
- a CDS encoding MBL fold metallo-hydrolase, with the protein MKITQVRNATLLLNYAGTRFLIDPMLSAKGAFPGFEGTANSQLRNPLVGLPLPLDELVDVDAVIVTHDHPDHWDDAARALIPKHLPLLVQHQKDADAIRASGFEDVRLLSDQPEFAGIRLQQTGGQHGSDQLMAILGERMGEVCGVVFSHPDEQCLYLAGDTIWHPRVEQALQQQQPEVIILNCGDAQVPGLGSIIMGKEDVAAVYQAAPQATLIASHMEAVNHAVLSRQELHTYLTERGMMDRVRIPADGEALSL; encoded by the coding sequence ATGAAGATTACCCAGGTTCGCAACGCCACCTTGCTGCTCAACTATGCCGGTACCCGCTTTCTGATCGACCCCATGCTCTCGGCCAAGGGTGCCTTCCCCGGCTTTGAGGGCACTGCCAACAGCCAGCTGCGCAATCCGCTGGTCGGGCTGCCGCTGCCGCTCGATGAGCTGGTCGATGTGGATGCCGTTATCGTCACCCACGACCATCCCGACCACTGGGATGACGCCGCCAGAGCCCTGATCCCCAAACATCTGCCGCTCTTGGTGCAACACCAGAAAGATGCCGATGCCATTCGTGCCAGTGGCTTTGAGGATGTGCGCCTGCTGAGCGACCAACCCGAGTTTGCCGGCATTCGCCTGCAGCAAACCGGTGGCCAGCACGGCAGCGATCAACTGATGGCGATACTGGGCGAGCGAATGGGAGAAGTGTGCGGCGTGGTATTCTCCCACCCCGATGAGCAGTGCCTCTATCTGGCCGGTGATACCATCTGGCATCCCCGGGTCGAGCAAGCCCTGCAACAGCAGCAGCCCGAGGTCATCATCCTCAACTGCGGCGATGCACAGGTGCCCGGGCTAGGTTCCATCATCATGGGCAAGGAGGATGTCGCCGCCGTATATCAGGCCGCACCGCAGGCCACGCTGATCGCCAGCCATATGGAGGCGGTCAACCATGCCGTGCTGTCACGTCAGGAACTTCATACCTATCTGACCGAGCGAGGCATGATGGATCGGGTGCGGATACCGGCGGATGGCGAGGCTCTCTCGCTGTAA